The Desulfovibrio legallii genome has a window encoding:
- a CDS encoding iron-containing alcohol dehydrogenase, whose product MWDEACDYNAVRELRVKTTAYLGVGAIDKLDDILAQFRQEGINALLCVTGGHAYKVTGAWDKLEAAASRQGMALALYNKVTPNPTTDSVDEATALGRARGVGAVLAIGGGSPIDCAKSAAIMLAYPDKTAEDLYCFRFTPEKALPIVAVNLTHGTGSEVNRFAVATVTKLNYKPAIAYDCIYPRYAIDDPALMAALAPDQTRYVSIDAVNHVIEAATSTVSNPLAVLLARETIRLVHTWLPKALENPANLRARYELCFAALQAGVAFDNGLLHFTHALEHPLSAVCPQLAHGLGLAVLLPAVILECYPARPGLLAHILQPLAPDLQGVPAEAHEAARAVEAWLAAVGVPQKLEDIGVQETDVPRFCDLVEQTPSLSLLLSVAPVKASRERVARIYTTSLRPLA is encoded by the coding sequence ATGTGGGATGAGGCTTGCGACTACAATGCGGTACGGGAACTGCGCGTCAAGACTACAGCATACCTGGGCGTGGGCGCCATTGACAAGCTCGACGACATTCTGGCCCAATTCCGCCAGGAGGGCATCAACGCCCTGCTCTGCGTCACGGGCGGGCATGCCTACAAGGTCACGGGCGCCTGGGACAAGCTGGAGGCAGCGGCTTCCCGTCAGGGTATGGCCTTGGCCCTGTACAATAAGGTGACGCCCAACCCCACTACCGACAGCGTGGACGAGGCCACGGCCCTGGGCCGCGCACGGGGCGTGGGAGCGGTCCTGGCCATCGGCGGCGGCAGCCCCATCGACTGCGCCAAGAGCGCCGCCATTATGCTGGCCTATCCGGACAAGACCGCCGAAGACCTCTACTGCTTCCGCTTTACGCCTGAAAAGGCCCTGCCCATCGTGGCCGTCAACCTGACCCACGGCACGGGCAGTGAGGTCAACCGCTTTGCCGTGGCCACGGTGACGAAGCTCAATTATAAGCCCGCCATTGCCTACGACTGCATCTACCCGCGCTACGCCATCGACGATCCGGCCCTCATGGCGGCCCTGGCCCCAGACCAGACCCGCTATGTTTCCATTGACGCCGTCAATCATGTGATAGAGGCGGCCACCAGCACGGTCTCCAACCCTCTGGCCGTGCTGCTGGCGCGCGAAACCATCCGCCTGGTGCACACCTGGCTGCCCAAGGCGCTGGAAAATCCGGCCAACCTCAGGGCGCGCTACGAGTTGTGCTTTGCCGCCCTGCAGGCGGGCGTAGCCTTTGACAACGGCCTGCTGCACTTTACTCATGCCCTGGAGCACCCGCTGAGCGCCGTCTGCCCGCAGTTGGCCCACGGTCTGGGCCTGGCCGTACTGCTGCCCGCCGTGATTCTGGAATGTTACCCGGCCCGCCCCGGCCTGCTGGCCCATATCCTGCAGCCCTTGGCCCCCGACCTCCAGGGCGTGCCCGCAGAGGCCCACGAAGCCGCCCGTGCCGTGGAAGCCTGGCTCGCGGCCGTGGGCGTACCTCAGAAGCTGGAGGACATAGGCGTGCAGGAAACAGACGTGCCCCGCTTCTGCGACCTGGTGGAACAGACCCCGTCGCTGAGCCTGCTGCTCTCCGTGGCTCCGGTCAAGGCCTCCAGGGAGCGCGTGGCCCGCATCTACACCACCTCGCTGCGTCCACTGGCCTGA
- a CDS encoding CgeB family protein: MSATSLRILVVLPMYGGSLPIGRYCAAALRGLGHQVRVFDAPLLYPAFTGVRGLGLAPAPAGQLENAFLQFVSQAVWAMVREQEPHLVLALAQAPLGRGLLQRLRRAGVRTAMWFVEDYKVFEYWRAFAPLYDLFAVIQKAPFFSLLAGAGQPNALYLPLAALPEFHRPQELSPEEQREYGADIGFLGAGYPNRRRAFRSLVGRDFRIWGSDWENEPLLAPHLQRQGARIGEEECVKIYNATRVNLNLHSSVSDADVVAQGDFVNPRTFELAAAGAFQLVDARALLPELFAPGELATFTSLPEMLLGIDYYLAHPEERRAIAQRGRERVLAEHTYARRMETLLAAVADCLGPWPEAEAPKAADCGAAALPPDLAAGLQNMVHSLGLGPHAGFADVVAALRARSGVLNEAEAGLLFLDEWRKQYRR, encoded by the coding sequence ATGTCCGCCACGTCGTTGCGCATTCTTGTGGTGCTGCCCATGTACGGAGGATCTCTGCCCATCGGGCGCTACTGCGCCGCCGCTCTGCGCGGTCTGGGGCATCAGGTGCGCGTATTTGACGCGCCGCTGCTGTACCCGGCCTTTACCGGCGTGCGCGGTCTGGGGCTGGCCCCGGCCCCGGCCGGACAGCTGGAAAACGCCTTTCTGCAGTTCGTTTCGCAAGCCGTCTGGGCTATGGTGCGGGAGCAGGAACCCCATCTGGTGCTGGCTCTGGCCCAGGCCCCGCTGGGGCGCGGGCTGCTGCAGCGCCTGCGCCGGGCCGGGGTGCGCACGGCCATGTGGTTTGTGGAGGACTACAAGGTCTTTGAGTACTGGCGGGCCTTTGCTCCCCTTTACGACCTGTTTGCGGTCATCCAGAAGGCGCCTTTTTTCTCCCTGCTGGCCGGGGCGGGGCAGCCCAATGCCCTGTACCTGCCCCTGGCGGCTCTGCCGGAGTTTCATCGTCCCCAGGAACTCAGCCCGGAGGAACAGCGGGAATACGGCGCGGACATCGGCTTTCTGGGCGCGGGGTACCCCAACCGGCGGCGGGCCTTCCGCAGCCTGGTGGGGCGGGATTTCAGGATCTGGGGGTCGGATTGGGAGAACGAGCCCTTGCTTGCCCCGCACTTGCAGCGCCAGGGCGCGCGTATCGGGGAGGAGGAGTGCGTCAAAATCTACAACGCCACCCGCGTGAACCTCAATCTGCATTCCAGCGTGAGCGATGCGGATGTGGTCGCCCAGGGTGACTTTGTCAATCCGCGCACCTTTGAGCTGGCCGCCGCCGGGGCCTTTCAGCTGGTGGACGCGCGCGCTCTTTTGCCGGAATTGTTCGCCCCCGGAGAGCTGGCCACTTTCACCTCCCTGCCGGAAATGCTGCTGGGCATTGATTATTACCTGGCCCACCCCGAAGAACGCCGGGCCATAGCCCAGCGCGGCCGGGAGCGCGTGCTGGCGGAGCACACCTACGCCCGCCGCATGGAAACCCTGCTTGCGGCTGTGGCGGATTGCCTGGGCCCCTGGCCGGAGGCGGAGGCCCCAAAGGCGGCGGACTGCGGCGCTGCAGCCCTGCCGCCAGACCTAGCGGCAGGGCTGCAAAATATGGTGCACAGCCTGGGCCTGGGCCCCCACGCGGGCTTTGCCGATGTGGTGGCCGCCCTGCGGGCCCGCAGCGGCGTACTGAACGAAGCCGAAGCCGGCCTGCTTTTTTTGGATGAGTGGCGCAAGCAGTACAGGCGCTAG
- a CDS encoding glycosyltransferase family 9 protein, with translation MAAFLVLQAARFGDLVQSGRLLRGLQAQGETHLAVDAGLAPLARLLYPFAQVWELALHGRPTGAALARNREVLAQWRRQDYAAVYNCNYSGLTAALCRVFAPEQVHGYRPTPGGLLRSPWAALGFGLSARRAETPLNLVDFWGHFCAEPALPAAVNPRPLPGGGGIGVVLAGREARRSLSLPMLTQLLPAVFRLLGGPAVFLLGTAAEQPAARRLRRLLPTQVQERVRDLCGKTDWPGLTAALTGLDLLLTPDTGTMHLAARLGVPVLAFFLSSAWAHETGPYGPGHHVWQAALPCAPCLESAPCPRGTACGKPLASADVLRSVAAVLRGGPVPPPPPGLQVWRTGLDVLGGRLDLLAGEDAHAAARAHWRALLFRRLRLPDASEQGNTPAPEWFAPDAGWMLPPGRYC, from the coding sequence ATGGCGGCATTTTTGGTATTGCAGGCGGCGCGCTTCGGCGATCTGGTTCAGAGCGGGCGGCTGTTGCGCGGGTTGCAGGCGCAGGGAGAAACACACTTGGCCGTGGACGCGGGCTTGGCCCCTCTGGCCCGGCTGCTCTATCCCTTTGCCCAGGTCTGGGAATTGGCCCTGCACGGGCGGCCCACGGGCGCGGCCCTGGCGCGCAATCGAGAAGTTTTGGCCCAGTGGCGGCGGCAGGACTATGCGGCGGTTTACAACTGCAATTATTCCGGGTTGACGGCGGCGCTCTGTCGGGTTTTCGCGCCGGAGCAGGTACACGGCTACCGGCCCACGCCGGGCGGCCTGCTGCGTTCGCCTTGGGCCGCCCTGGGTTTCGGGCTGAGCGCCCGGCGGGCGGAAACGCCCCTCAACCTGGTGGACTTCTGGGGCCATTTCTGCGCGGAGCCGGCCTTGCCCGCAGCCGTCAATCCCCGGCCCCTGCCGGGGGGCGGCGGCATCGGGGTAGTGCTGGCAGGGCGGGAAGCCCGCCGTTCCCTGTCTTTGCCGATGCTGACCCAGCTGCTGCCGGCGGTTTTTCGCCTGTTGGGCGGCCCTGCGGTGTTCTTGCTGGGCACGGCGGCGGAACAGCCCGCCGCCCGGCGGCTGCGGCGTCTGTTGCCGACGCAGGTGCAGGAGCGCGTCCGGGACCTGTGCGGCAAAACGGACTGGCCGGGGCTGACGGCGGCGCTGACTGGCCTGGACCTGCTGCTCACGCCAGACACGGGCACCATGCATTTGGCCGCGCGCCTTGGCGTGCCGGTGCTGGCCTTTTTTCTCTCCTCGGCCTGGGCGCACGAAACCGGCCCCTACGGTCCGGGGCACCATGTCTGGCAGGCGGCTTTGCCCTGCGCGCCGTGTCTGGAGTCCGCGCCCTGTCCCAGGGGCACGGCCTGCGGCAAACCTTTGGCGTCGGCGGACGTGCTGCGCTCCGTGGCCGCTGTGCTGCGGGGCGGGCCCGTGCCGCCCCCGCCGCCGGGGCTGCAGGTCTGGCGCACAGGGCTGGACGTTCTGGGCGGCCGTCTGGATCTGCTGGCCGGTGAGGACGCCCACGCGGCAGCGCGGGCGCACTGGCGGGCCTTGCTGTTCCGGCGTCTGCGGCTGCCGGATGCGTCGGAACAGGGGAATACGCCCGCGCCGGAATGGTTTGCCCCGGATGCGGGCTGGATGTTGCCGCCAGGGAGGTATTGCTGA
- a CDS encoding DUF488 domain-containing protein, with translation MVQITLARVYDRPGPEAGFRVLVDRVWPRGVARVGAPWDVWLKELAPSTALRQWFAHDRARWEPFQERYFQELDADAPARAALEELRGLLARHAALVLLYAAKDVECNNAVALRRYLQERGGDQVAAHGAALP, from the coding sequence ATGGTGCAGATAACCCTTGCCCGCGTGTACGACCGGCCCGGTCCAGAAGCGGGCTTTCGCGTCCTGGTGGACAGGGTCTGGCCGCGCGGAGTGGCCCGCGTCGGCGCGCCCTGGGACGTGTGGCTCAAGGAGCTGGCCCCTTCTACGGCCCTGCGGCAGTGGTTCGCCCACGACCGGGCCCGGTGGGAGCCCTTCCAGGAGCGGTATTTTCAGGAGCTGGACGCCGACGCCCCAGCCCGCGCGGCCCTGGAAGAACTGCGGGGGCTGCTGGCCCGGCACGCCGCGCTGGTCCTGCTGTATGCGGCCAAGGATGTGGAGTGCAACAATGCCGTGGCCCTGCGGCGCTATCTGCAGGAACGCGGCGGCGACCAGGTTGCCGCCCACGGCGCGGCCTTGCCCTGA
- a CDS encoding HAD hydrolase-like protein — translation MRNLATSGPESLWQYVFFDLDGTVTASHMGIIRSVQYALRQMGRPVPEAEALMPLIGPPLQESFGKLLGGDPDLAREATRLYREYYTVTGIYENKVYDGVEDLLRTLQEAGRMLCLATSKPEPFARRILQHFGLDGYFSQVAGAELDGRRTGKTEVLRYAAALCGMTDPATGLMVGDRKYDVAGAHSVGLACAGVLYGYGSREELQEAGADWLCPDPACLRELVLGR, via the coding sequence GTGCGCAACCTTGCGACCTCCGGCCCGGAATCCTTGTGGCAGTATGTTTTTTTTGATCTGGACGGCACCGTCACCGCCTCCCACATGGGCATCATCCGCTCCGTGCAGTACGCCTTGCGGCAGATGGGGCGTCCCGTGCCGGAAGCGGAAGCCCTTATGCCGCTCATCGGCCCGCCTTTGCAGGAATCCTTCGGCAAGCTGTTGGGCGGGGATCCGGACCTGGCGCGGGAGGCCACCCGCCTGTATCGGGAATATTACACGGTTACGGGTATTTACGAAAATAAAGTCTATGACGGCGTGGAGGACCTGCTGCGCACCTTGCAGGAAGCCGGACGCATGCTCTGCCTGGCCACCTCCAAGCCGGAGCCTTTCGCCCGTCGCATTCTGCAGCATTTCGGCCTGGACGGTTATTTCAGCCAGGTGGCGGGCGCGGAGCTGGACGGCCGCCGCACGGGCAAGACGGAGGTGCTGCGTTACGCCGCCGCCCTTTGCGGCATGACGGACCCGGCCACGGGTCTTATGGTGGGCGACCGCAAATATGATGTGGCGGGTGCGCACAGCGTGGGCCTGGCCTGTGCGGGCGTGCTCTACGGCTACGGCAGCCGTGAAGAGCTGCAGGAAGCCGGCGCGGACTGGCTTTGCCCGGACCCGGCCTGTCTGCGTGAGCTGGTGCTGGGGCGCTGA
- a CDS encoding polysaccharide deacetylase family protein, which yields MKALGAVAAVLCTFFWSVAAGAAPVASAATAGAPVAASPAAPVVVDPWAEQPWDQRRALPNDSRPPKRREPLHMLPPLPTDPAAVGMVRRVALPDGPKVAALTFDLCELDTVTTGYNAAIINFLRAEKLPATLFMGGKWMRTHAARVRQVLTEPLFEVGNHAWSHGNFALLSPEGMRAQVLWTQAQYELLREDALAAARAVGGPQPSIPPVPVLFRLPYGRCSPQALDLLAGLGLTVVQWDVVAEGGGDNSAPKQALEVARRVRPGSILLFHANRVPHGSAALLRGVVAALRAQGYSFVTVSRLLRMGEPRRTTDGYFTVPGDNHALDGRFGVDGTGRHTPFTGR from the coding sequence ATGAAGGCGCTGGGGGCCGTGGCGGCGGTCCTGTGCACGTTCTTCTGGTCCGTTGCGGCGGGGGCTGCCCCTGTCGCCTCTGCCGCAACGGCCGGAGCGCCCGTGGCGGCGTCCCCTGCCGCGCCCGTCGTTGTTGACCCCTGGGCGGAACAGCCCTGGGATCAGCGTCGGGCCCTGCCCAATGACAGCCGTCCGCCGAAGCGGCGCGAGCCTTTGCACATGCTGCCGCCCCTGCCCACGGACCCCGCCGCCGTGGGCATGGTCCGGCGGGTGGCCTTGCCGGACGGGCCCAAGGTGGCGGCCCTGACCTTCGACCTTTGCGAGCTGGACACCGTCACCACGGGCTACAACGCGGCCATTATCAACTTTTTGCGGGCCGAAAAGCTGCCCGCCACATTGTTTATGGGCGGCAAATGGATGCGCACCCACGCCGCGCGGGTGCGGCAAGTGCTGACGGAGCCCTTGTTTGAGGTGGGCAACCATGCCTGGAGCCACGGCAATTTTGCCCTGCTTTCGCCGGAGGGCATGCGGGCGCAGGTGCTCTGGACCCAGGCGCAGTACGAGCTTTTGCGCGAAGACGCGCTGGCGGCGGCGCGGGCCGTCGGCGGCCCGCAGCCTTCCATCCCGCCCGTGCCCGTGCTCTTTCGGCTGCCCTATGGCCGCTGTTCGCCGCAGGCGCTGGACCTGCTGGCCGGGCTGGGGCTGACCGTGGTACAGTGGGATGTGGTGGCCGAAGGGGGTGGGGACAACAGCGCGCCAAAGCAGGCGCTGGAAGTGGCCCGGCGGGTGCGTCCGGGGTCTATCCTGCTGTTCCATGCCAACCGTGTGCCCCACGGTTCGGCCGCGCTGCTGCGGGGCGTGGTGGCTGCCCTGCGAGCACAGGGCTACAGCTTTGTGACCGTGAGCCGACTGCTGCGCATGGGCGAGCCCCGGCGCACCACGGACGGCTATTTTACCGTGCCGGGGGATAATCACGCCCTGGATGGACGCTTCGGCGTGGACGGCACAGGGCGGCACACGCCCTTTACCGGACGTTGA
- a CDS encoding DUF4139 domain-containing protein: MTHLFPSQRPGNGRARSPLGRIACGLAALLLWAAPAFAVESPTAPTPPASVLLSPSGALLEVAHTAPVLTENGRSVLQFVLPGGARDLDVRVPGQVLTSWSTSPLPLATGGALGKQRAELEHGVRALAGKLEAVKARLALWQGDTRGLSVQELAERDKRLSDTLPNLSYEKADLEYRLTLAQEALKQLPQAPDLGQLVSVVLQSPVSETALPVRYSYSLPNCGWRPVYTFEATPDAVRDAKTKVRLLAEVWQYSGMDWSKARLTLANGAAGPREPAPLPRWVVEARPQPQPLAALRTGETLSFPVVGAAKADAAPVRHDAGGVYAVWTPKTPGLDQGKTRLLLAEDVWKTPLQWVARPTGGQGLVWLRAQATPPAGTAWPDGAAEFFMDGQRVGSGLFQPRGATTELFFGPDPRVSLRVTADSRGRGESGFVGKTRTWTWAWTYEIINARKQAVPVRLERPLPEIVDKDVRLNTKNTPQAKEEPAEHRLVWELEAPAGGKATVRHELTLSAPADMPLAPVAP, translated from the coding sequence ATGACCCACCTGTTCCCCTCACAAAGGCCCGGCAACGGTCGCGCCCGCTCCCCGCTGGGCCGCATTGCGTGCGGCCTGGCCGCGCTGCTCCTCTGGGCCGCACCCGCCTTTGCCGTGGAAAGCCCCACGGCCCCCACGCCGCCCGCCAGCGTGCTGTTGTCGCCTTCCGGCGCACTGCTGGAGGTGGCGCATACGGCCCCCGTCCTTACAGAGAATGGCCGCAGCGTGCTGCAGTTCGTCCTGCCCGGTGGCGCGCGGGATCTGGACGTGCGCGTGCCTGGGCAGGTGCTGACCAGCTGGAGTACGAGCCCCTTGCCGCTGGCGACCGGCGGCGCGCTGGGCAAACAGCGGGCGGAACTGGAACACGGCGTGCGCGCGCTGGCCGGCAAGCTGGAGGCCGTCAAGGCTCGGCTGGCCCTCTGGCAGGGCGACACGCGCGGCCTTTCCGTGCAGGAATTGGCCGAACGCGACAAGCGCCTGAGTGATACCCTGCCCAACCTGTCTTATGAAAAGGCCGATCTGGAATACCGTCTGACCCTGGCGCAAGAGGCTCTTAAGCAACTGCCCCAGGCTCCGGATCTGGGGCAGCTGGTGTCCGTGGTCCTGCAGTCGCCGGTGAGCGAAACGGCCCTGCCCGTGCGCTACAGCTACAGCCTTCCCAATTGCGGCTGGCGGCCCGTGTATACCTTTGAAGCCACGCCAGACGCGGTCAGGGACGCCAAGACAAAGGTGCGTCTGCTGGCCGAAGTTTGGCAGTATTCCGGCATGGACTGGAGCAAAGCCCGGCTGACCCTGGCCAATGGCGCTGCCGGCCCGCGCGAACCCGCGCCCCTGCCGCGCTGGGTAGTGGAGGCCCGGCCCCAGCCCCAGCCTTTGGCCGCGCTCCGCACGGGTGAGACGCTGAGCTTTCCGGTGGTGGGGGCCGCCAAGGCGGACGCCGCCCCTGTGCGCCACGACGCGGGCGGGGTTTATGCCGTCTGGACGCCCAAAACCCCCGGCCTGGACCAGGGCAAGACGCGCCTGCTGCTGGCGGAGGACGTCTGGAAGACGCCCCTGCAGTGGGTGGCCCGGCCTACCGGCGGGCAGGGCCTGGTCTGGCTGCGGGCGCAGGCCACGCCCCCTGCGGGCACGGCCTGGCCCGACGGCGCGGCGGAATTTTTCATGGACGGGCAGCGGGTGGGCTCCGGCCTGTTCCAGCCGCGCGGCGCAACCACAGAACTCTTTTTCGGCCCGGACCCGCGCGTCAGCCTGCGCGTGACGGCAGACAGCCGGGGCCGCGGCGAAAGCGGCTTTGTGGGCAAGACCCGTACCTGGACCTGGGCCTGGACCTACGAAATCATCAACGCGCGTAAACAGGCCGTGCCCGTGCGGCTGGAACGCCCCTTGCCCGAAATTGTGGACAAGGACGTGCGCCTGAACACCAAAAACACCCCCCAGGCCAAGGAAGAACCCGCTGAACACCGGCTGGTCTGGGAGCTGGAAGCCCCTGCCGGGGGCAAGGCCACAGTGCGGCACGAACTGACCCTGAGCGCCCCGGCGGATATGCCCCTCGCGCCGGTGGCCCCGTAG
- the ettA gene encoding energy-dependent translational throttle protein EttA: MSNEPDKIIYSMIRVSKRHGQREVLKDISLSYFYGAKIGVLGLNGAGKSSLLKILAGVDQAFEGKTVLAPGYSLGYLEQEPLAGETRTVRAVVEEGAADLVAIAREFEEINARFAEPMEPEEMDALIARQAQVQELMDAKNVWDLDSRLEMAMDALRCPPGDMPVDRISGGERRRVALCRLLLQNPDILLLDEPTNHLDAASVAWLERYLSSFPGTVIAVTHDRYFLDNVAGWILELDRGRGIPWKGNYSSWLEQKQKRLANEDKTEAQRQKTLQRELEWVRMSPKGRHAKGKARLNAYEAMLSHESERRAPDLEIYIPPGPRLGKSVIELDGVRKSLGDRVLMDGLTAVIPPGAIVGIVGPNGAGKTTLFNMLAGREQPDAGTLRVGESVRFAYVDQGRESLTPGKTVYELISEGRETVTLGGREVNARAYCTRFNFHGADQQKKVDVLSGGERNRLHLARMLKSGANVLLLDEPTNDIDVNTMRALEDALDNFAGCVLVISHDRWFLDRVATHIMAFEDNAEVVFFEGNYTDYEDDRRKRLGKEADTPHRPKFRKLTR, encoded by the coding sequence ATGAGCAACGAACCGGACAAGATCATCTATTCCATGATCCGCGTCAGCAAACGCCACGGCCAACGCGAAGTATTGAAGGATATTTCCCTTTCCTACTTCTACGGGGCCAAGATCGGCGTGCTGGGGCTCAACGGAGCGGGCAAATCCAGCCTGCTGAAAATTCTGGCGGGGGTGGACCAGGCCTTTGAGGGCAAGACCGTGCTGGCCCCGGGCTACAGCCTGGGCTACCTGGAGCAGGAACCTCTGGCCGGTGAAACGCGCACCGTGCGCGCAGTGGTGGAAGAGGGCGCGGCCGACCTGGTAGCCATTGCCCGCGAATTTGAAGAAATCAATGCTCGTTTCGCCGAACCTATGGAACCGGAGGAAATGGACGCCCTCATCGCCCGTCAGGCGCAGGTGCAGGAGCTCATGGACGCCAAAAACGTCTGGGATCTGGATTCCCGGCTGGAAATGGCCATGGACGCCCTGCGCTGCCCCCCCGGCGATATGCCCGTGGACCGCATCTCCGGCGGCGAGCGCCGTCGCGTAGCCCTTTGCCGGCTGCTGCTGCAGAACCCCGACATTTTGCTGCTGGACGAACCCACCAACCACCTGGACGCGGCCTCGGTGGCCTGGCTGGAGCGCTACCTTTCGTCCTTCCCCGGCACGGTCATTGCCGTGACCCACGACCGGTATTTTCTGGACAACGTGGCGGGCTGGATTCTGGAGCTGGACCGGGGCCGGGGCATCCCCTGGAAGGGCAACTATTCCTCATGGCTGGAGCAGAAGCAGAAGCGCCTGGCCAATGAGGACAAAACCGAGGCCCAGCGCCAGAAAACGCTGCAGCGCGAACTGGAATGGGTGCGCATGTCGCCCAAGGGGCGGCACGCCAAGGGCAAGGCCCGGCTCAATGCCTACGAGGCTATGCTCTCCCACGAAAGCGAACGCCGCGCGCCCGACCTTGAAATTTACATTCCGCCGGGACCGCGCCTGGGCAAGAGCGTCATTGAGCTGGATGGCGTGCGTAAAAGTCTGGGCGACCGGGTGCTTATGGACGGGCTTACGGCCGTCATCCCGCCGGGAGCCATTGTGGGCATTGTGGGGCCCAACGGCGCGGGCAAGACCACGCTTTTCAACATGCTGGCCGGACGGGAACAGCCCGATGCCGGCACGTTGCGCGTGGGCGAAAGCGTGCGCTTCGCCTATGTGGACCAGGGACGGGAATCCCTTACCCCCGGCAAGACCGTGTACGAGCTCATCAGTGAAGGCCGCGAAACCGTGACCCTGGGCGGCCGCGAGGTCAACGCCAGGGCTTATTGCACGCGCTTCAACTTCCACGGCGCGGACCAGCAGAAAAAGGTGGACGTGCTCTCCGGCGGAGAGCGCAACCGTCTGCACCTGGCGCGCATGCTCAAATCCGGGGCCAACGTGCTGCTGCTGGACGAACCCACCAATGATATTGACGTGAACACCATGCGCGCCCTGGAAGACGCCCTGGACAACTTCGCGGGCTGCGTGCTGGTCATCAGCCACGACCGCTGGTTCCTGGACCGCGTGGCCACGCACATCATGGCCTTTGAAGATAATGCCGAAGTAGTCTTTTTTGAAGGCAACTACACGGACTATGAGGACGACCGGCGTAAGCGCCTTGGTAAGGAAGCGGACACGCCCCACCGTCCCAAGTTCCGCAAGCTGACCCGCTGA
- a CDS encoding RidA family protein produces the protein MNKEVVSTAAAPAAVGPYSQAVCAGGLMFLSGQIPLDPATGKLAEGDVAAQTAQACKNVMALLKARGLDAAQVVKTTVFITDMKDFCAVNEVYKQYFTAPCPARSCVQVAALPLGAQVEIEAVAAL, from the coding sequence ATGAATAAGGAAGTGGTCAGCACCGCCGCAGCCCCCGCCGCCGTGGGGCCGTACAGTCAGGCCGTCTGCGCGGGCGGACTGATGTTTCTTTCGGGCCAGATCCCCCTGGACCCCGCCACCGGCAAACTGGCGGAAGGCGACGTGGCCGCCCAGACGGCCCAGGCCTGCAAAAACGTCATGGCCCTGCTCAAGGCGCGCGGGCTCGACGCCGCCCAGGTGGTCAAAACCACGGTGTTCATTACAGATATGAAGGACTTTTGCGCTGTTAACGAAGTCTACAAGCAATATTTCACCGCGCCCTGCCCGGCCCGCTCCTGCGTGCAGGTGGCCGCCCTGCCCCTGGGCGCACAGGTAGAAATAGAGGCCGTGGCCGCTCTGTAG
- a CDS encoding class I SAM-dependent methyltransferase, translating into MKSLDAAPARGFVRNAQKDLLQHSLAVWPRREHQLLEVNCGDGVFLPLLWNCGFDVTATERAPELRAAACARLGPRVEVLAAAADHLPFENDAFHWCVLHLDAAALADTAPMLAEALRVTARGLAVTFWNAASPAYAVHRLTGRKQPWPGTARCWWSLWRQMRRLAAGRLHGGSALVLPRGFWRGGCCEAVQRGSGPRWLPLGAWGVIRLDLAPPGRVTPLPLRLKPGRLPRPEPVMEYGPRTSLPSNPRTRTP; encoded by the coding sequence ATGAAATCTTTGGACGCAGCGCCCGCGCGCGGCTTTGTGCGCAACGCCCAGAAAGACCTTCTCCAGCACAGTCTGGCCGTCTGGCCACGCCGGGAACACCAGCTGCTGGAGGTCAACTGCGGCGACGGCGTTTTTTTGCCCCTGCTCTGGAACTGCGGCTTTGACGTCACCGCCACAGAACGCGCCCCGGAACTGCGGGCTGCGGCCTGCGCCCGCCTGGGCCCGCGTGTGGAAGTGCTGGCCGCCGCCGCCGACCACCTGCCCTTTGAGAACGACGCTTTCCACTGGTGCGTACTGCACCTGGACGCGGCAGCCCTGGCCGACACGGCCCCAATGCTGGCCGAAGCCCTGCGCGTCACGGCCCGCGGGCTGGCCGTAACCTTCTGGAATGCAGCCTCACCGGCCTACGCCGTGCACCGTCTTACGGGACGCAAACAGCCCTGGCCCGGCACGGCCCGCTGCTGGTGGTCGCTGTGGCGCCAGATGCGCAGGCTGGCTGCGGGGCGCCTGCACGGCGGCAGCGCCCTGGTCCTGCCGCGCGGCTTCTGGCGAGGGGGCTGCTGCGAGGCCGTACAACGCGGCTCTGGCCCACGCTGGCTGCCCCTGGGGGCCTGGGGCGTCATCCGCCTGGACCTGGCCCCGCCCGGCCGCGTCACGCCTCTGCCTTTGCGGCTCAAGCCCGGCCGCCTGCCCAGGCCGGAACCGGTTATGGAATATGGCCCCCGCACGTCCCTGCCCTCCAACCCCCGGACGCGCACACCATGA